A part of Aegilops tauschii subsp. strangulata cultivar AL8/78 chromosome 2, Aet v6.0, whole genome shotgun sequence genomic DNA contains:
- the LOC109757691 gene encoding auxin-responsive protein SAUR23, whose protein sequence is MAKCGKIQSIVRLQRTLRRWRSRAAAAPVPSGHVAVCVGGESRRFMVRAAHLNHPVFRELLRQSEEEYGFPSTPGPVALPCCDEDRFLDVLRRVSSEDRRGRSVCCRVPVVTSRDVAARPLLQGMAVEKLVW, encoded by the coding sequence ATGGCCAAATGCGGCAAGATCCAGAGCATCGTCCGCCTCCAGCGGACGCTGCGGCGGTGGCGGtcccgggccgcggcggcgccggTGCCGTCGGGGCACGTGGCGGTGTGCGTGGGCGGCGAGTCGCGGCGGTTCATGGTGCGCGCGGCGCACCTCAACCACCCCGTGTTCCGGGAGCTGCTCCGGCAGTCGGAGGAGGAGTACGGCTTCCCGTCCACCCCCGGCCCCGTGGCGCTCCCCTGCTGCGATGAGGACCGCTTCCTGGACGTCCTCCGCCGCGTGTCCTCCGAGGACCGCCGAGGCCGCTCGGTCTGCTGCCGCGTGCCGGTCGTCACCAGCCGCGACGTCGCGGCCCGGCCGTTGCTGCAGGGGATGGCAGTGGAGAAGCTCGTGTGGTGA